In Paraburkholderia terrae, a genomic segment contains:
- a CDS encoding type II toxin-antitoxin system HipA family toxin, translating to MGRPSHARALSVWTNGLRVGTWRIPSRGDMEFQYDRDWMASPAGRPLSLSLPFGIDDAPLRGERVRNYFDNLLPDSEPIRRRLATRFRTATADAFDLLEAIGRDCVGAAQLLAEDAQPEGFDRIEGTPMSDDEIAEMLARTVTSGGPGAGRDDEYDDFRISLAGAQEKTAFLWHKKKWMRPHGATPTTHIFKLPLGLVGNKKADWTTSVENEWLCLALFRAFGLPAPNADILNFGDQKVLAVERFDRRLHPSKKWILRLPQEDFCQVLGKPSHQRYEADGGPGMIDIAGVLRQSERPDADLETFLSAQILFWMLAAPDGHAKNFSVHLMPGGRYALTPLYDIMSIWPVEGDGGNQWSWHKAKLAMAVAGKNRHYLMKDIQRRNFNAMAARCFYGSDAEPLIGRLIDATPTAIDAVAAAMPAGFPERVAERIFDGLRISVERLAAMPPGV from the coding sequence ATGGGCCGCCCGTCTCATGCACGCGCGCTGTCGGTGTGGACCAATGGTCTGCGGGTCGGCACATGGCGCATTCCATCGCGCGGCGACATGGAGTTTCAGTACGACCGCGACTGGATGGCATCGCCTGCCGGGAGGCCGCTGTCGCTCTCGCTGCCGTTCGGCATCGACGATGCGCCGTTGCGCGGCGAGCGCGTACGCAACTACTTCGACAATCTGCTGCCCGACAGCGAGCCGATCCGCCGGCGTCTTGCCACCCGCTTCAGGACGGCCACGGCCGACGCCTTCGACCTGCTCGAAGCCATCGGCCGGGATTGCGTGGGCGCGGCGCAACTGCTTGCCGAGGATGCGCAGCCGGAAGGATTCGACCGTATCGAAGGCACGCCGATGTCGGACGACGAGATCGCCGAGATGCTCGCGCGCACGGTTACGTCGGGCGGTCCGGGGGCGGGGCGCGACGACGAATACGACGACTTTCGCATCTCGCTCGCGGGCGCGCAGGAAAAGACCGCATTTCTATGGCACAAGAAAAAGTGGATGCGCCCACACGGCGCAACGCCCACGACGCACATCTTCAAGTTGCCGCTCGGACTCGTTGGCAACAAGAAGGCGGACTGGACGACGTCCGTTGAAAACGAGTGGCTATGTCTCGCGCTGTTCAGGGCGTTCGGCTTGCCCGCACCGAATGCGGACATCCTGAACTTTGGCGACCAGAAAGTGCTGGCCGTCGAGCGCTTCGACCGGCGGCTTCATCCTTCGAAGAAATGGATCTTGCGGCTACCGCAGGAGGACTTTTGCCAGGTGCTGGGCAAGCCCTCGCATCAGCGATATGAAGCGGATGGCGGTCCCGGCATGATCGACATTGCGGGTGTGCTGCGTCAATCGGAGCGACCCGACGCCGACCTCGAGACCTTCCTCAGCGCGCAGATTCTGTTCTGGATGCTGGCGGCACCGGACGGCCACGCGAAGAACTTCAGCGTGCATCTGATGCCGGGCGGGCGTTATGCGCTGACGCCGCTGTACGACATCATGTCGATCTGGCCGGTTGAAGGGGACGGCGGCAATCAATGGTCGTGGCACAAGGCGAAGCTCGCGATGGCGGTGGCCGGTAAGAACCGGCACTATCTGATGAAGGATATCCAGCGCCGTAACTTCAACGCGATGGCGGCGCGTTGTTTCTACGGGTCTGACGCCGAGCCGTTGATAGGCCGATTGATCGATGCAACGCCCACGGCCATAGATGCGGTCGCCGCCGCGATGCCAGCCGGTTTCCCCGAGCGTGTGGCCGAGCGTATCTTCGACGGGCTGCGGATATCAGTGGAACGGCTCGCGGCGATGCCACCGGGCGTTTGA
- a CDS encoding helix-turn-helix domain-containing protein, with amino-acid sequence MKRTLINPHQLGQILRTARRAKGLSQAQAASRVGLSQSRLSAIELNPDSITSEQLFALLAMYGLELSVQTRPASAAPTQENW; translated from the coding sequence ATGAAACGCACGTTGATCAATCCGCACCAGCTTGGCCAGATCCTGCGCACTGCAAGGCGCGCGAAAGGGCTTTCGCAGGCCCAGGCTGCGTCGCGCGTGGGCTTGAGCCAAAGCCGGCTCTCCGCGATCGAACTCAATCCCGACTCGATCACCTCGGAGCAGCTTTTCGCGTTGCTGGCCATGTACGGCCTCGAACTGAGCGTGCAGACACGGCCCGCCAGCGCGGCGCCGACCCAGGAGAACTGGTAG
- the glcC gene encoding transcriptional regulator GlcC, which translates to MVIPVISEPENPTKQSDRKIADVVAERIERLIVDGVLRSGQALPSERRLTDKLGVSRTALREGLKLLRARGIIETAHGKGSFVANLTAQPPQSPLMHLLASQPRTLYDLFEVRGMLEAESARLAALRGTPADYMMITRRYEEMLAAHNAETDPATHARLDHAFHLAICEASHNPVLVHTLRSLTELLLSSVFASVNNLYHRQPHRKRIDRQHARLYNAVTGKLPEQAYRAAADHIDGVRESLQEIEQEEQRLVRATLRLEGWK; encoded by the coding sequence GTGGTCATACCAGTGATTTCCGAACCGGAAAACCCCACCAAACAGTCCGATCGCAAGATTGCCGATGTGGTCGCGGAGCGCATCGAAAGGCTGATCGTCGACGGCGTGCTGAGGTCGGGGCAGGCGCTGCCATCGGAGCGTCGCCTGACGGACAAGCTCGGCGTATCGAGAACGGCTTTGCGCGAAGGGCTGAAGCTGCTGCGCGCGCGGGGCATCATCGAAACGGCGCATGGCAAGGGGTCGTTCGTCGCGAACCTGACCGCGCAGCCGCCGCAATCGCCATTGATGCATCTGCTCGCTTCGCAGCCGCGCACGCTCTACGACCTGTTCGAAGTGCGCGGCATGCTCGAAGCCGAGTCGGCGCGTCTGGCCGCGTTGCGCGGCACGCCCGCCGACTACATGATGATCACGCGCCGCTACGAGGAAATGCTCGCCGCGCACAATGCCGAAACCGATCCGGCGACGCATGCGCGTCTCGATCATGCGTTTCATCTCGCGATCTGCGAGGCGTCGCACAACCCGGTGCTCGTGCATACCTTGCGCTCGCTGACGGAGCTGCTGCTGAGTTCGGTGTTCGCGTCCGTGAACAATCTTTATCACCGGCAGCCGCATCGCAAGCGGATCGACCGGCAGCATGCGCGGCTCTATAACGCGGTGACGGGCAAGCTGCCCGAGCAGGCCTATCGGGCCGCTGCGGATCATATCGACGGCGTGCGCGAAAGCCTGCAGGAAATCGAACAGGAAGAGCAGCGGCTGGTGCGGGCGACGCTCCGGCTCGAAGGGTGGAAGTAA
- the glcD gene encoding glycolate oxidase subunit GlcD yields the protein MSYAYDERIDGPLPSHDKAALVAELQRLVPSMQLLHDNEDLRPFECDGLAAYRTTPMMVALPDSIEQVQALLRFAAARKVPVIARGAGTGLSGGALPLEQGILLVMARFNRILHIDPEASIARVQPGVRNLAISQAAAIHGLYYAPDPSSQIACSIGGNVAENAGGVHCLKYGLTVHNILKLEVLTIDGEHLTIGSEALDSPGFDLLALLTGSEGMLGIVTEVTVKLLTKPQSAKVLLASFDDVEKAGAAVAQIIGAGVIPGGLEMMDNLAIRAAEDFIHAGYPIDAEAILLCELDGAEADVQEDCDRVGAILREAGATGIRIAKDEAERQRFWAGRKNAFPAVGRISPDYYCMDGTIPRRELARVLRGIADLSNEYGLRVANVFHAGDGNMHPLILFDANAPGEMERAETLGAKILELCVEVGGSITGEHGVGREKINQMCVQFSSEELTLFHSLKAAFDPDGLLNPGKNIPTLHRCAEHGAMHIHHGKLPFPELERF from the coding sequence ATGAGCTACGCCTACGACGAACGGATCGACGGCCCACTACCCTCGCATGACAAGGCCGCGCTGGTCGCCGAGCTTCAGCGTCTCGTGCCCTCGATGCAACTGCTGCACGACAACGAAGATCTGCGCCCATTCGAATGCGACGGCCTCGCCGCGTATCGCACGACGCCGATGATGGTCGCGCTGCCCGATTCGATCGAGCAGGTGCAGGCGCTGCTGAGATTCGCGGCTGCGCGCAAGGTGCCTGTCATCGCGCGCGGCGCGGGCACGGGTCTGTCGGGCGGCGCGCTGCCGCTCGAACAGGGCATCCTGCTCGTGATGGCGCGCTTCAACCGCATCTTGCACATCGACCCCGAGGCGTCGATTGCGCGCGTGCAGCCCGGTGTGCGCAATCTCGCGATCTCGCAGGCGGCGGCGATTCACGGTCTTTACTATGCGCCCGATCCGTCGTCGCAGATCGCCTGCTCGATTGGCGGCAATGTCGCCGAGAACGCGGGCGGCGTGCATTGCCTGAAATACGGCCTGACCGTACACAACATCCTGAAGCTCGAAGTGCTGACCATCGATGGCGAGCATCTGACGATCGGGTCCGAAGCGCTCGACTCGCCCGGCTTCGATCTGCTCGCGCTGCTGACGGGTTCCGAAGGGATGCTCGGCATCGTCACGGAAGTCACCGTCAAGCTGCTGACCAAACCGCAAAGCGCGAAGGTTCTGCTCGCGAGCTTCGACGATGTCGAGAAAGCGGGCGCGGCCGTCGCGCAGATCATCGGCGCGGGCGTGATTCCGGGCGGCCTCGAAATGATGGACAACCTCGCGATCCGCGCCGCCGAAGACTTCATCCATGCGGGCTATCCCATCGATGCCGAAGCGATCCTGCTGTGCGAACTCGACGGCGCGGAAGCGGACGTACAGGAAGACTGCGATCGCGTCGGCGCAATACTGCGCGAAGCGGGCGCGACGGGCATCCGCATCGCGAAGGATGAAGCCGAACGCCAGCGCTTCTGGGCCGGTCGCAAGAATGCGTTTCCCGCCGTGGGTCGCATCTCGCCGGACTACTACTGCATGGACGGCACGATTCCACGCCGCGAACTTGCGCGCGTGCTGCGCGGCATCGCGGATCTGTCGAACGAATATGGCCTGCGCGTCGCGAACGTTTTCCATGCGGGCGACGGCAACATGCATCCGCTCATTTTGTTCGACGCCAACGCGCCCGGCGAAATGGAGCGCGCCGAAACGCTTGGCGCGAAGATTCTCGAACTGTGTGTCGAAGTGGGCGGCAGCATCACGGGCGAGCACGGCGTGGGACGGGAGAAGATCAATCAGATGTGCGTGCAATTCAGCAGCGAGGAACTCACGCTGTTCCATTCGCTGAAGGCCGCTTTCGATCCCGATGGTCTGCTCAATCCCGGCAAGAACATTCCCACGCTGCATCGCTGCGCCGAACACGGCGCAATGCATATTCATCACGGCAAGCTGCCGTTTCCCGAGCTGGAGCGCTTCTGA
- a CDS encoding 3-hydroxybutyryl-CoA dehydrogenase: MANKIETIGIVGAGTMGNGIAQVSAVAGLKVVLIDVTDAALEKGIGALTSSLAKLVEKGKIEAAARDAALTRIETSTDYQRLSGVDLVVEAATENTELKIRILRQIESVVSGETLIASNTSSISITALAATLGKPERFVGMHFFNPVPLLQLVEVIRGVQTSDDTAATVRELTERLGKTPVSVKNAPGFVVNRILVPMINEAFFVLADGIATAEEIDAGMRLGANHPIGPLALADLIGLDVCLSVMDVFLKDFGDSKYRACPLLRELVAAGRLGRKTGHGVYRYDPKH, translated from the coding sequence ATGGCAAACAAGATCGAAACAATCGGCATCGTCGGCGCGGGCACGATGGGCAACGGCATCGCGCAGGTATCGGCGGTGGCAGGGCTGAAGGTCGTGCTGATCGACGTGACGGACGCCGCGCTCGAAAAGGGCATCGGGGCGCTCACGTCGAGTCTCGCGAAACTCGTCGAGAAGGGCAAGATCGAAGCGGCGGCGCGCGATGCGGCGCTCACGCGCATCGAGACCTCGACCGACTATCAACGGTTGTCAGGCGTCGACCTCGTCGTCGAAGCGGCAACCGAAAACACCGAACTGAAAATTCGCATTCTGCGGCAGATCGAATCGGTCGTGAGCGGCGAGACGCTTATCGCTTCGAACACGTCGTCCATTTCGATCACCGCGCTGGCCGCGACGCTCGGCAAGCCGGAACGTTTCGTCGGCATGCACTTCTTCAACCCGGTGCCGTTGCTGCAACTCGTCGAAGTGATTCGCGGCGTGCAGACCAGCGACGATACGGCGGCCACGGTGCGCGAGTTGACCGAGCGCCTCGGCAAGACGCCCGTCAGCGTGAAGAATGCGCCGGGCTTCGTGGTGAACCGCATTCTCGTGCCGATGATCAATGAGGCGTTCTTCGTGCTGGCGGACGGCATTGCGACCGCGGAAGAGATCGACGCGGGCATGCGTCTCGGCGCGAATCATCCGATCGGGCCGCTCGCGCTCGCGGATCTGATTGGGTTGGACGTGTGCCTGTCGGTGATGGATGTGTTCCTGAAGGATTTTGGCGACTCGAAATATCGCGCGTGTCCGCTGTTGCGCGAACTCGTGGCGGCCGGGCGTCTGGGCCGCAAGACGGGACACGGCGTGTATCGCTACGATCCGAAGCATTGA
- a CDS encoding chemotaxis protein yields the protein MDHQSNEARTTLTSSNQFELLLFRLGTVPGDSAHELYGINVFKVREILTMPVITPIVGASRCVMGAVNIRGQIIPVVDLPKLMGCEPTRGLNILLVTEFARTTQGFAVQEVDDIVRLDWNQVLPAEAAAGSGLVTSIARIDGNTGDSRLAQVVDVEQVLRDVLPAHQHEPAAPETAAFQVPPGTRILAADDSGLARTMIQQALGDIGAECIMAKTGEEAWQILVKLADEAKRNKTRLRDAVSMVLTDLEMPEVDGFTLTRRIRADERTRDIPVVIHSSLTGAANEAHVRNAGANGYVAKFQAAELAETIRHAIGA from the coding sequence ATGGACCACCAATCGAATGAAGCCCGCACGACCCTGACCAGTTCAAACCAGTTCGAACTGCTCCTTTTCAGGCTCGGCACCGTGCCGGGCGACAGCGCGCACGAGCTGTACGGTATCAACGTGTTCAAGGTCCGCGAAATTCTCACGATGCCGGTCATCACGCCCATCGTTGGCGCGTCCCGCTGTGTGATGGGCGCGGTCAACATTCGCGGGCAGATCATCCCGGTGGTGGACCTGCCGAAGCTTATGGGCTGCGAACCCACGCGTGGCCTGAACATCCTGCTCGTTACCGAGTTCGCCCGCACGACGCAGGGGTTCGCTGTGCAGGAAGTGGACGACATCGTGCGACTGGACTGGAATCAGGTGCTTCCGGCTGAGGCGGCGGCCGGGTCGGGGCTCGTCACCAGCATTGCCAGGATCGACGGCAACACGGGGGATTCGCGCCTGGCTCAGGTGGTTGACGTCGAGCAGGTCTTGCGTGACGTGCTTCCCGCCCATCAGCATGAACCGGCGGCCCCGGAAACGGCCGCGTTTCAGGTGCCGCCGGGCACCCGAATCCTCGCAGCGGACGACTCGGGACTCGCGCGCACAATGATTCAGCAGGCGCTCGGCGACATCGGCGCCGAATGCATCATGGCCAAGACGGGCGAGGAAGCGTGGCAGATCCTCGTCAAGCTCGCCGATGAAGCAAAGCGGAACAAAACACGCTTGCGCGATGCCGTATCGATGGTGCTCACCGACCTGGAGATGCCCGAAGTGGATGGCTTCACGCTGACGCGGCGTATCAGGGCGGACGAACGCACACGGGATATTCCCGTCGTGATCCATTCGTCGCTTACAGGCGCGGCAAATGAAGCGCACGTGCGAAACGCGGGCGCCAACGGCTATGTGGCCAAGTTCCAGGCTGCAGAACTGGCAGAGACCATTCGGCACGCGATCGGCGCGTGA
- the glcE gene encoding glycolate oxidase subunit GlcE: protein MRREFDSMDDSARLVAQVQRAIAQHTPLRIRGSDSKRFLGRDVQGEELDTRSHRGIVAYDPTELVITARAGTPLVELNAALDDADQMLPCEPPLFDGKGTLGGAVATGLSGPRRPWAGSMRDFVLGCRVITGDGDHLRFGGQVMKNVAGYDMSRLLAGSFGSLGVLTEVSLKVLPKPRERRSFALTLGAVEAMRELSAWRKAALPVSGACYVDGKLHVRLEGGSGSVKSAVDRIGGEEIDCAFWDALRDHRLPFFADTRALWRLSLPNATPLMPLPGDALLDWAGAQRWLKSDAAAAEIRQLAHAAGGHATCFTPSPDREPFQPLAAPLLRYQHQLKRRLDPSGVLNPGRLYADL from the coding sequence ATGCGACGCGAATTCGATTCGATGGACGACAGCGCGCGTCTCGTCGCGCAAGTGCAGCGAGCGATCGCGCAGCACACGCCTTTGCGCATTCGCGGCAGCGACAGCAAGCGTTTTCTCGGCCGCGACGTGCAAGGCGAAGAACTCGACACGCGCTCGCATCGCGGCATCGTCGCGTATGACCCGACCGAGTTGGTGATCACCGCACGCGCCGGGACACCGCTCGTCGAACTGAATGCCGCGCTTGATGACGCTGATCAGATGCTGCCGTGCGAGCCGCCGCTTTTCGATGGCAAAGGCACGCTTGGCGGCGCGGTCGCGACTGGCCTTTCAGGTCCGCGCCGTCCGTGGGCGGGATCGATGCGGGACTTCGTGCTCGGCTGCCGCGTGATTACGGGCGACGGCGATCATCTGCGCTTTGGCGGTCAGGTGATGAAGAACGTCGCGGGCTATGACATGTCGCGTCTGCTCGCGGGCAGCTTCGGCTCGCTCGGCGTGTTGACGGAAGTGTCGCTGAAAGTGCTGCCGAAACCACGCGAGCGCCGCAGCTTCGCGCTCACACTCGGTGCCGTTGAAGCGATGCGCGAACTGTCGGCATGGCGCAAGGCCGCGCTGCCTGTGAGCGGCGCATGTTATGTCGATGGCAAGTTGCATGTGCGGCTCGAAGGCGGAAGCGGATCGGTGAAGTCGGCCGTGGATCGGATCGGCGGAGAAGAAATCGACTGTGCGTTCTGGGATGCGCTGCGCGATCATCGCCTGCCGTTCTTCGCGGACACGCGTGCGTTGTGGCGTTTGTCGCTGCCGAACGCGACGCCGTTGATGCCCTTGCCCGGCGACGCGCTGCTCGACTGGGCGGGCGCACAGCGCTGGCTCAAGAGCGATGCGGCCGCCGCTGAAATCCGTCAGCTCGCGCATGCGGCAGGCGGTCATGCTACCTGCTTCACGCCGTCGCCTGATCGCGAGCCGTTCCAGCCGCTCGCCGCGCCGCTGCTGCGCTATCAGCATCAATTGAAACGCCGCCTCGATCCGAGTGGCGTGCTGAACCCTGGCCGACTGTACGCCGATCTCTGA
- the glcF gene encoding glycolate oxidase subunit GlcF, with the protein MQTNLDSHAKALPDAAEAESILRSCVHCGFCNATCPTYQLLGNELDGPRGRIYLIKQLLEGEAVSDKTQLHLDRCLTCRNCETTCPSGVTYHRLLDIGRAELERRVERPVGERLTRKGLRTVIPRPAVFDALLKTGRALRPLLPASVQVKIPARAAVPAKARPALRHARRVLMLEGCVQSSLSPNTNAAAARVLDRLGISVMSVREAGCCGATDYHLNAQDAGLDRARRNIDAWWPAIEAGAEAVVQTASGCGAFVKEYGHLLRNDALYAAKAARVSAMALDLVEVLAKEPLDVLQPADDAVAMRVAFHCPCTLQHAQKLGGAVESVLTRLGFDLSAVPDAHLCCGSAGTYSITQPELAQKLRDNKMAALESGKPDVIATANVGCQMHLDGAGKTQVRHWIELVEEALDV; encoded by the coding sequence ATGCAAACGAATCTCGACTCTCACGCGAAAGCCCTGCCCGATGCAGCGGAAGCGGAAAGCATCCTGCGCTCGTGTGTCCATTGCGGCTTCTGCAATGCGACGTGCCCGACGTATCAACTGCTTGGCAATGAACTCGACGGACCGCGCGGGCGCATCTATCTGATCAAGCAACTGCTCGAAGGCGAAGCTGTCAGCGACAAGACGCAATTGCATCTGGACCGATGTCTGACTTGCCGCAATTGCGAAACGACGTGTCCGTCGGGCGTTACGTATCACCGGCTACTCGATATTGGGCGCGCCGAACTCGAGCGTCGCGTGGAGCGGCCTGTCGGCGAGCGGCTGACGCGCAAGGGTTTGCGGACGGTGATTCCGCGGCCTGCTGTGTTCGATGCACTGCTCAAGACGGGGCGCGCTTTGCGGCCGTTGTTGCCTGCCAGCGTGCAGGTGAAGATTCCGGCGCGTGCCGCCGTGCCGGCGAAGGCGCGTCCCGCGTTGCGTCATGCACGTCGCGTGCTGATGCTCGAAGGTTGTGTGCAGAGTTCGTTGTCGCCGAATACGAATGCGGCTGCGGCGCGGGTGCTCGATCGGCTTGGGATTAGCGTGATGTCTGTTCGCGAAGCGGGCTGCTGTGGCGCGACTGACTATCATCTGAATGCGCAGGACGCTGGGCTTGATCGGGCGCGGCGTAATATCGATGCGTGGTGGCCTGCGATCGAAGCCGGTGCCGAAGCCGTCGTGCAGACGGCGAGCGGCTGCGGCGCGTTCGTGAAGGAATATGGGCATCTGTTGCGTAATGATGCGCTTTATGCGGCGAAGGCCGCGCGCGTGAGTGCGATGGCGCTTGATCTCGTCGAGGTGCTGGCTAAGGAGCCGCTCGATGTATTGCAGCCTGCTGATGATGCTGTCGCGATGCGTGTCGCGTTTCACTGTCCTTGTACGTTGCAGCATGCGCAGAAGCTTGGTGGCGCGGTGGAGAGTGTGCTGACTCGGCTGGGCTTCGATCTTTCCGCTGTGCCCGATGCGCATCTTTGCTGCGGCTCAGCGGGAACGTACTCGATTACGCAGCCTGAACTTGCGCAGAAGTTGCGCGATAACAAGATGGCTGCGCTTGAAAGTGGTAAGCCGGATGTCATCGCGACCGCGAATGTCGGTTGCCAGATGCATCTGGATGGAGCTGGGAAGACGCAGGTGCGTCACTGGATTGAGTTGGTCGAGGAAGCTTTGGATGTTTAA
- a CDS encoding helix-turn-helix transcriptional regulator, which produces MHVAEAVSPTSPPLFLATKVYPPRLPAGLIDRPRLVALADKAESRRLTVIKAPAGFGKTSLALAWLNRLTASGAVVAWLSLDGDDDEPARFFHHLAQALHNACSNVGASAISLTTEASLMPAQSIGSTLINELFEVDDEIYLFIDDYHLIGQPAIHDAMAYFIANIPSNTHVVLCTRTDPPLPLAQLSAKNELMEIDAAALRFNIDETRSFVEHECPGGRHAAAIKSLFAHTEGWAAALRISASVLSRDEGKTLQDMSPPSGASRPFAAYLEDMLRRLPAEMVGFMLRTSILDRLCAPLCEAVTGKAAGQDMLESISTRQLLLEPLDIEGHWFRYHHLMGEYLRRRLEVQHPTEVAGLHRRACRWYAEQEQWTDAVRHAIAAGDPEHAVSLMGHCAMTLVTKGDLLTLLGWQRQFPAHLMRGQVGITLAIAWGMALALRFDEALAMLDDIEHDAGAGNDEGARNIRWECQAIRSVIAGLQDDAPRALAIAQTCLEHPSTDSWTTNVASNVVRFGHWKAGNLGALYATPWIPYSIEEDQRNVFASVYRLCLLGHAEMQQMHFVLAERYFTESIRLAERHSGPKSIAAVLCAPMIAQIWYEQGRLDEAEALLVDLMPLIDLAVLLDSTFFAYRVLVRIAISRANFEHAYALLDHAQSLGYMRGWDRMIAGVHVERARLYLREGRITEAAACVVHLDQLADARAAASKPASPEIDTFRAIAVGSLAMEQRRTNEAVESITAALRSVESRHNDYLALRLRTVLALVWMRANDQARAVEIFRDVLNTSHDIYRSIIDQGATIGPLLQAVRDDTRSTSTTKETLAYLDRLLDGWRALHEPGAKPASDTVREALSARERSIVELIAQGQSNKEIARTLGISPETVKTYVKNIFVKLNVDKRAQAVARAQALGLVAAG; this is translated from the coding sequence ATGCACGTAGCAGAAGCGGTGTCGCCCACGAGCCCGCCCCTCTTCCTCGCCACGAAGGTTTATCCACCGCGCCTGCCCGCCGGCCTGATCGACCGGCCACGGCTCGTCGCACTCGCCGACAAGGCCGAATCCAGGCGGCTCACCGTCATCAAGGCGCCCGCGGGGTTCGGCAAGACATCGCTGGCGCTCGCGTGGCTCAATCGGCTCACTGCGAGCGGCGCCGTCGTCGCGTGGCTTTCGCTGGATGGCGATGACGACGAACCCGCGCGCTTCTTCCATCACCTAGCGCAGGCCTTGCACAACGCCTGTTCGAATGTCGGCGCGTCCGCAATCAGCCTGACAACCGAAGCGTCGCTCATGCCCGCCCAGTCGATCGGGTCGACGCTGATCAACGAACTGTTCGAGGTCGACGATGAAATCTATCTGTTCATCGACGACTATCACCTGATCGGCCAGCCTGCCATTCACGATGCGATGGCGTACTTCATCGCGAACATCCCGTCGAATACGCATGTCGTACTCTGCACCCGCACCGATCCGCCGCTGCCGCTCGCGCAGCTGAGCGCGAAGAACGAATTGATGGAAATCGATGCCGCCGCGCTGCGCTTCAACATCGACGAAACCCGCAGCTTCGTCGAACACGAATGCCCAGGCGGCCGGCACGCGGCCGCCATCAAGTCGCTATTCGCCCACACGGAAGGCTGGGCGGCCGCGCTGCGCATTTCCGCGTCGGTACTCTCGCGTGACGAAGGCAAAACCCTTCAGGACATGAGCCCGCCATCCGGCGCATCACGGCCGTTCGCCGCGTATCTCGAAGACATGCTCAGGCGGCTGCCCGCAGAGATGGTTGGGTTCATGCTCCGCACCTCGATACTCGATCGCCTGTGCGCGCCGCTATGCGAGGCCGTCACGGGCAAGGCCGCCGGGCAGGACATGCTGGAATCGATCTCCACGCGCCAGCTACTGCTCGAACCGCTCGACATCGAAGGACACTGGTTTCGCTATCACCATCTGATGGGCGAATATCTGCGGCGACGGCTCGAAGTCCAGCATCCCACTGAAGTCGCCGGCCTGCACCGGCGCGCATGCCGGTGGTATGCCGAACAGGAGCAATGGACGGACGCTGTCAGGCATGCGATCGCCGCGGGCGATCCGGAACACGCCGTCTCGCTGATGGGCCATTGCGCAATGACGCTCGTCACGAAAGGCGATCTGCTCACGCTGCTTGGCTGGCAACGCCAGTTCCCGGCCCATCTGATGCGCGGGCAAGTCGGGATCACGCTCGCCATCGCATGGGGCATGGCGCTCGCGTTGCGTTTCGACGAAGCGCTGGCGATGCTCGACGACATCGAGCATGACGCTGGCGCAGGCAATGACGAAGGCGCCCGTAACATCCGCTGGGAATGCCAGGCGATCCGCTCGGTGATTGCCGGCTTGCAGGACGATGCGCCGCGCGCGCTCGCGATCGCGCAAACGTGTCTCGAACATCCGTCAACCGACAGCTGGACCACCAACGTCGCCTCCAACGTGGTGCGCTTCGGGCACTGGAAAGCAGGCAACCTCGGCGCGCTGTACGCGACGCCGTGGATTCCCTATTCGATCGAAGAAGACCAGCGCAACGTGTTCGCGTCCGTCTACCGGCTCTGCCTGCTCGGTCACGCCGAGATGCAGCAGATGCACTTCGTGCTCGCCGAACGCTACTTCACCGAGTCGATCCGGCTCGCCGAGCGTCATTCGGGCCCGAAGTCGATTGCGGCCGTGCTGTGCGCGCCGATGATCGCGCAAATCTGGTACGAGCAGGGGCGGCTCGACGAAGCCGAAGCGCTGCTCGTCGATCTGATGCCGCTGATCGACTTGGCCGTTCTGCTCGACAGCACGTTTTTCGCCTATCGGGTGCTGGTGCGGATCGCCATTTCGCGTGCGAACTTCGAGCACGCCTACGCGCTGCTCGATCATGCGCAATCACTCGGCTATATGCGCGGCTGGGACAGGATGATCGCCGGCGTTCACGTCGAGCGCGCGCGGCTTTATCTGAGGGAAGGCAGGATCACGGAAGCCGCCGCATGTGTCGTGCATCTGGATCAGCTGGCGGACGCGCGCGCCGCTGCTTCGAAGCCGGCGTCGCCGGAGATCGACACCTTCCGCGCTATCGCCGTGGGTTCGCTGGCGATGGAACAGCGCCGCACCAACGAAGCCGTCGAGTCGATCACGGCCGCATTGCGCAGCGTCGAAAGCCGGCATAACGACTATCTCGCGCTGCGCTTGCGCACGGTGCTCGCGCTCGTGTGGATGCGCGCAAACGATCAGGCCCGCGCCGTCGAGATCTTTCGCGACGTGCTCAATACCAGTCACGACATCTATCGCTCGATCATCGACCAGGGCGCGACAATCGGCCCGCTGCTGCAAGCAGTGCGCGACGACACGCGCTCCACTTCGACGACGAAGGAGACGCTCGCGTATCTCGACCGTCTGCTGGATGGCTGGCGCGCGCTGCACGAGCCCGGCGCGAAACCCGCTAGCGACACGGTGCGCGAAGCGTTGAGCGCAAGGGAACGCAGCATCGTCGAGCTGATTGCCCAGGGGCAGTCGAACAAGGAAATCGCACGCACCCTCGGCATCTCGCCCGAGACAGTCAAGACCTACGTGAAGAATATCTTCGTGAAGCTGAACGTCGACAAGCGGGCCCAGGCCGTTGCACGCGCGCAGGCATTGGGACTGGTTGCCGCGGGCTGA